Proteins from a genomic interval of Haemophilus parainfluenzae T3T1:
- the tpiA gene encoding triose-phosphate isomerase, translating into MARRPLVMGNWKLNGSKAFTKELIEGLKAELHDVTGCDVAIAPPVMYLGTAEAALSGCGCSCGGKSVIQLGAQNVDINVKGAFTGDISSEMLKDFGAKYIIIGHSERRTYHKESDEFVAKKFGVLKEAGLVPVLCIGETEAENEAGKTEEVCARQIDAVINALGVEAFNGAVIAYEPIWAIGTGKSATPAQAQAVHAFIRGHIAAKSQAVADQVIIQYGGSVNDANAAELFTQPDIDGALVGGASLKAPAFAVIVKAAEAAKN; encoded by the coding sequence ATGGCACGTCGTCCTTTAGTGATGGGTAACTGGAAATTAAACGGTTCCAAAGCGTTCACCAAAGAATTAATCGAAGGATTAAAAGCAGAATTACATGATGTAACAGGTTGTGATGTGGCAATTGCCCCACCAGTTATGTATTTAGGTACGGCTGAAGCGGCACTTTCCGGTTGTGGTTGCAGCTGTGGCGGTAAAAGTGTGATTCAGTTAGGTGCACAAAACGTAGATATCAATGTGAAAGGTGCATTTACCGGTGATATTTCTAGCGAAATGTTAAAAGATTTTGGTGCAAAATACATCATTATCGGTCACTCTGAGCGTCGTACTTACCACAAAGAAAGCGATGAATTCGTAGCGAAAAAATTTGGTGTATTAAAAGAAGCAGGTTTAGTACCAGTATTATGTATTGGTGAAACTGAAGCTGAAAACGAAGCGGGCAAAACTGAAGAAGTATGTGCGCGTCAAATTGATGCAGTCATCAATGCATTAGGTGTAGAAGCATTTAATGGTGCAGTGATTGCTTACGAACCAATTTGGGCAATCGGCACGGGCAAATCAGCAACTCCAGCGCAAGCACAAGCTGTTCACGCATTTATCCGTGGCCACATCGCAGCAAAATCACAAGCTGTAGCAGATCAAGTGATCATTCAATACGGTGGTTCAGTAAATGATGCTAACGCAGCAGAATTATTCACTCAACCGGATATCGATGGTGCATTAGTGGGCGGTGCTTCACTTAAAGCGCCTGCATTTGCAGTAATTGTGAAAGCAGCGGAAGCAGCGAAAAACTAA